In a single window of the Necator americanus strain Aroian chromosome X, whole genome shotgun sequence genome:
- a CDS encoding hypothetical protein (NECATOR_CHRX.G22639.T1), which produces MGQRLAPALTICFMSRIEELVLSRRPIMYCRYIDDCCIITSTQSKMDECFRILNQQSQYIRLTRKTPKEGWLPYLNTQVSASNGIIRVKWYREESCKNIILHAKSAHLTAVKCAVIRNMFKTASEVCTGNQERHESQRLALKIACANGHTVRPH; this is translated from the coding sequence atgggtcaacgattagcaccagCACTGAcgatctgcttcatgagcagaatcgaagaactagtgctttcgcgtagaccaataatgtattgcagatatattgacgactgttgcatcataacatcaacacagtccaaaatggacgagtgtttccgaatactcaaccaacaatcgcaatatataagactcacacgaaaaaccccaaaagaaggatggcttcctTACCTCAACACCCAAGTAAGTGCTTCCAACGgtattattagagtaaagtggtatcgcgAAGAAAGctgcaagaacatcatattgcacgccaaatctgcacatctgactgcagtaaaatgcgcagtgattcgtaatatgttcaaaacagctagtgaagtatgcactggcaaccaagaacgacacgaatcacaaagactagccttgaaaattgcatgtgctaatggccatacagtacgtccgcattaa
- a CDS encoding hypothetical protein (NECATOR_CHRX.G22640.T1): protein MRQGDTIPPKIFTVTLENAIQKQECDDMEAKVGGRQLCHLSFVNDIALIPSSIKEPKHMLAESKIEARGRISLKVNDERR from the coding sequence AtgcgacagggtgatacaatcccacctaaaatattcacggtCACTCTCGAAAACGCAATCCAAAAGCAAGAATGTGACGACATGGAAGCTAAGGTTGGTGGTCGGCAGCTATGCCATCTGAGTTTTGTCAATGACATCGCCCTGATACCATCTAGCATCAAAGAACCGAAACATATGCTGGCCGAATCCAAGATCGAGGCGCGTGGACGCATTAGTCTTAAGGTGAACGACGAAAGACGGTGA